AATGTGCAGCTGGAAATAGATTCGGTTTCCTCTCTTGCCGATGAACTGGGCATTGTCATCAGCAGTCAGGCGGTTGACAAATCATGTAAAGCTCTCAGTGTTCCTCCCAAACCGGCAAACAGTCATCCCGTACACCTGATTTCTGCATCTCGCGATATTCAGAAATTGAAATGTTGCCTGGAAGCTGCGGGAAAAGCCAGTATTTATGACTATCTGAATTGCAAGAATTCTCTTTTGTCCGAGCAACTGCTCAAAATCAATTCGGATAAGAGCAATGAACCCAACAAGGGAGGATCCGCCAATAATCCGGTCAATACTATTAAGGTAGAGATTACGACTATTGGCGCCAAATACTTCAAGAACGAAGAATCAAAGAAACGTTACGATTACGCATGGCGGGGGCAGGAAATTTGCGAACGTGTGTTTGCTGCCTTTCCAAACTATGTGGAGGGTTCACCCGGTACCATATCGCCCATATACTACACCAGGTTATACGATACCCTATGTGCCGAGGGGCTGGATTCCACAGACGCGCAGTGGTTGGTATACCGCCGGTGCTGTCAGGGCAAGGACAAGGTTCCTTTCCCGTGGCAGGAACAATTCACGGAGTGCCCGAAGTGCAAGTCCAGAAATGAAGCCAACAGCGGCCGATGTTCTCAATGTGGTGAATTAATCCGTATCATGTGCCCGAAATGCGGAAAGTTCATTCATGCCCCAAGCCCGAAATGTCATTGCGGTACCCGCTTTGATGCTGCCCGGAAAGTGTATGAAAGTCTGGAAAAATGCGGAAATAGTCTCAAGGGAAGCAGTGAAGAGCTGGATACGGCTCAGAAAGAAATACAAGGGATTCTGCGTTCCTTCCCGGATTATGTGCCGGCCCGTGCGCTTCTGGATGAACTGGGAAAAGCCAGAATAGCCAAATTGCTGGATACGCTGGAACCTCCGGTCATCAAGAGTGTGCGGGCATTAGGAAAAGAGCTAGAAATCACCTGGATCAAGGCTCGCCATCAAGGAAATGAACTTGACCGCCTGCCGGATACCAACGGTACTCCGATCAATTACATGCTGCGTCGCAAACGCAATGGGATTCCCGTTAGTCCGGATGATGGAGAAGAGCTTGGCGGCAGTGTGTCCTCCCCTTGTACGGACAAGCTGGCAAAACCTGGCGTGGAATATGGCTATGCCGTTTTTGCCGTAGTGAACAAGCGTATTCTAAAGAGCCTTGCGGGCGGCAAGGGCATGGTGCTGCCGGAGGCGGATTTCCATGTTTCCATGGGGGATGGCAGTGCCCGGCTCACATGGTGCGCATTACCGGCAGGATGGTCTGCCGCTCTCATCCGAAAAGAAGGGGGAGAACCTAAATCCATCAATGATGGCACACGCCTGCCGGTCGATGGAGGCAGTAACAGTTTTCATGATACCGGATTGACCAATGGCCGGCAGTACGGATATCTGCTGGTATTGTATGGCAGCGGACACGAATTAACCGCCCATGGTTCCGGTACGCCTCAACTTCCCCCGCCGAGACTGGAACTTGACCAGTGGAATTACAAATGTTTGGGAACGGATATCCGTATTCATTGGGAACTGCCTTCCGGCGCTGATGAAGTGCGCTGGATGGTTTCCGACAAAATGCCGATTATCCCAGGCAGCATAGTAACAGCCAATCGTTTCAAAACAGTCGGAGAAACCGACAAGGATGCCCAGGTTACCATACTTCGAGAAATCAATCTCTGCGGGAAGTTCCTCATTCCTCTGGTGATCAAGGGTGATACCGCTCTCATATGCACGGGCCGGCACGGCGGATTGCAAAATCTTCGCCTGCGCAGAAATACAGGCCGAATATACCTCCAATGGACCTGGCCGGAAGGCTGCAGCGAAGTGACCGTGGCCTATGGAAACAAATCATTCGTTGAAAATCCGGATGACTTGAACGCCAATGAGATACGTACTTGCAATCGCAACGGCACTGAACAGGCACATGAGCTCATTATTCCCGTCATGGAAGACAAGGATTATTATTTTTCCGTTTTCATGCAAGTGGGGCATACGTCCTCTTCAAGCTGGTCTACCCCGCGCAACGTGTATTCTCCCGCTCCGGGCGGAGGGAACAGGGTGAACTGCCGGATAGCTAAACGCAGTCAAGGGTGGGTATTTGAAGTGAAGAGCAAAAAAGGTATTCCTGCCATGGAGGTACGGTGCGCTCGTCGCGTATTTCCTCTTTCCAGACAGGATGGGAAGAAAGCTCTGGCAGTTGAAGCCTCCGGACAATCCCGGGCATCAGTCTCCATTCCGGATAACATGGTTGCAGCCGGTAATTGCTTCATGCCCTTTGTATCTGGAGACTCTTACTACGATTTGATTTTCAATCGCAAATCTCTTTCCATGGAATAAACATATGGCTGGCGAATTATATTGCCCACATTGTTACAAACAAATCAACGACAAGGAGTTGTTGTTTTTCAAACCTTCTTGCGGAGATAAATTGCCTCCTCCCTCCCCTTCCGTTCTGCAAAAGCTGGGAATCGGCGGTACGCCTTCAAGCGTTTCATGCACCAGAAATAACAAAAGTACCTGCAAGATTTGCGATCGTATCCTGTCATTCCGTGCGTGCCCGATTTGTAAAGGGGGCATATCGGCTAACAGAGAAGGCAAACCGCTCATCATAGCCATTGCCGGTACGGCCGGTTCAGGAAAAAGCAGTTATATCCGCGCTGTGATCAATCAACTTCGCAAGCTTAGTGAGATATGCGGCTGGACGATTATGGAACAAGATGCTGGCTCAAGCAAAAATTCCATGTATCTGATTCGTAAAAGAAAGTCAGATAAGGGACGCCTGATCGTATTTGCCGAAGTCACCGAAGAAAAGCTTTCTCCCGCCCTCATGACAGCGCTTTCGGGTATTGTTTGTCTTGTGGATCCTTTGCAGGTTGAAGCGCTGCGGAATGAACTGGAAACAACCAACATCGTTTTGCCGCCTCTGAACGGAACGGAACCCCATCGTATCCTCTTGAAGCTGGGGCGTGCATGTCCTGCAGTACCGCTGGCTGTTGCCGTTTCCAAACTTGATACATTGGCATGCCCGGACATCAATTACACAGGACGTTGGAGACTGAAAACAACCGAACGTCTGGTATGCCGCGATAGTTCGTACCGGGGCACGCTTGATCAGGAAGAAATGGAAACGGTGAGTTGTGAAATGGAAAGTTGGGTGGCAGCGGCTGATGTGAACATTATGGAAGCCTGCAAAGCATTCACCCGAAAGCTTTTCTTCGGCATCAGCACAAAGGAGCCGGCTTTGCGCGTAGAAGATCCTCTTCTGTGGCTTCTTTCACAGAAGA
This is a stretch of genomic DNA from Akkermansia sp. N21116. It encodes these proteins:
- a CDS encoding zinc ribbon domain-containing protein, translated to MKKRNYFEILDLSLDPLETNVDNALARLKQCTAEWSSAPQDDVLRKTWMEAVPEMEKVLSNPQSLLSQAKEALKNEQKRVKNFLQNAAVDGQISRAIFRNICNNVQLEIDSVSSLADELGIVISSQAVDKSCKALSVPPKPANSHPVHLISASRDIQKLKCCLEAAGKASIYDYLNCKNSLLSEQLLKINSDKSNEPNKGGSANNPVNTIKVEITTIGAKYFKNEESKKRYDYAWRGQEICERVFAAFPNYVEGSPGTISPIYYTRLYDTLCAEGLDSTDAQWLVYRRCCQGKDKVPFPWQEQFTECPKCKSRNEANSGRCSQCGELIRIMCPKCGKFIHAPSPKCHCGTRFDAARKVYESLEKCGNSLKGSSEELDTAQKEIQGILRSFPDYVPARALLDELGKARIAKLLDTLEPPVIKSVRALGKELEITWIKARHQGNELDRLPDTNGTPINYMLRRKRNGIPVSPDDGEELGGSVSSPCTDKLAKPGVEYGYAVFAVVNKRILKSLAGGKGMVLPEADFHVSMGDGSARLTWCALPAGWSAALIRKEGGEPKSINDGTRLPVDGGSNSFHDTGLTNGRQYGYLLVLYGSGHELTAHGSGTPQLPPPRLELDQWNYKCLGTDIRIHWELPSGADEVRWMVSDKMPIIPGSIVTANRFKTVGETDKDAQVTILREINLCGKFLIPLVIKGDTALICTGRHGGLQNLRLRRNTGRIYLQWTWPEGCSEVTVAYGNKSFVENPDDLNANEIRTCNRNGTEQAHELIIPVMEDKDYYFSVFMQVGHTSSSSWSTPRNVYSPAPGGGNRVNCRIAKRSQGWVFEVKSKKGIPAMEVRCARRVFPLSRQDGKKALAVEASGQSRASVSIPDNMVAAGNCFMPFVSGDSYYDLIFNRKSLSME